The following proteins are encoded in a genomic region of Fibrobacter sp.:
- a CDS encoding TonB family protein, whose translation MRTFLKFTGVILLLAFTGLFNVGLVDIRFEEIRYLLGTIASQEDMSNTFGIVAKYELIKHRIAYGEENVTSYELEAKIQALTSGEHLTNDDNWSSKFYRTPVRMVLNTIRILLGKKIINPKEDDKIFKVIEIGYFWERNRRYLEALKVYDEVLKTANLIDPEVEAAVMVHKAFCYSMLSNYGKSKEVYEAVIAKFPNTEAGILAWKLIDFINSLEKERSNLEHANISEMERAKQFYLLMDFRNSIKNFSLFLGKKVPAALKAEAHLYKGRSHEELGEIEEAIMEYKTVIKLDKSKTWARQAHRRMLMLGEFYEQQKSIAEEAKKQLKAYQDQMFLDNVEKYKNFLSPSSLKGELLKGPENQGTVKARANDSILNLINQIGNLDLTGEEEAKRVQAEQMKKTLIEQGKLSTAEIKEFERRQAVAQNPYRRPSALKKEIDGHTSELKYIYNKKLRSGTKLSGRMLVAIKIAANGHVTGVNLIQSNMGDKEFEKSIVERISTWRFKAVPDSLGELTVNYPFEFDEEL comes from the coding sequence ATGAGAACTTTTCTGAAATTCACCGGAGTAATTCTTCTATTAGCATTTACCGGACTTTTCAATGTCGGGTTGGTCGACATTCGTTTTGAGGAGATCCGGTATCTTCTGGGTACCATTGCTTCCCAGGAAGATATGTCAAATACTTTCGGAATTGTCGCAAAATATGAACTGATCAAACACAGAATCGCTTATGGCGAAGAGAATGTGACCAGTTACGAACTGGAAGCCAAGATACAGGCGCTTACATCCGGTGAGCATCTCACGAATGATGATAATTGGAGCAGTAAATTCTACAGGACTCCGGTTCGGATGGTGCTGAATACCATAAGAATTCTCCTTGGTAAGAAAATTATCAACCCAAAAGAAGACGACAAGATTTTCAAAGTTATTGAAATCGGATACTTCTGGGAAAGGAACCGAAGATATCTAGAAGCACTGAAGGTTTATGATGAAGTATTGAAAACAGCAAACCTTATAGATCCCGAAGTTGAAGCTGCCGTAATGGTACATAAAGCATTTTGCTATTCAATGCTGAGCAATTACGGTAAGTCCAAAGAGGTTTATGAGGCGGTGATTGCGAAATTCCCTAATACTGAGGCCGGTATTCTTGCCTGGAAACTGATAGATTTTATCAATTCATTGGAAAAGGAACGCTCTAATCTTGAACATGCCAATATAAGCGAGATGGAGAGGGCAAAACAGTTTTATCTGCTGATGGATTTTCGTAATTCCATCAAGAATTTCTCTCTGTTTCTGGGAAAAAAGGTGCCTGCTGCTCTGAAGGCGGAGGCTCACTTATATAAAGGCAGATCCCATGAGGAGCTTGGGGAAATTGAAGAAGCGATCATGGAGTATAAGACCGTCATTAAACTGGACAAATCAAAAACCTGGGCTCGTCAGGCACATCGCAGAATGCTTATGCTCGGAGAGTTTTATGAGCAGCAGAAAAGTATTGCCGAGGAGGCGAAAAAACAACTTAAGGCTTATCAGGATCAGATGTTTCTTGATAACGTAGAAAAGTATAAAAATTTCCTTTCTCCGAGCTCATTGAAGGGTGAGCTTCTGAAAGGTCCGGAAAATCAGGGGACTGTAAAAGCAAGGGCCAATGACAGTATACTCAATCTGATCAACCAGATAGGCAATCTCGATTTGACCGGTGAAGAGGAGGCCAAACGGGTTCAAGCCGAGCAGATGAAGAAGACGCTTATCGAGCAGGGTAAGCTTTCTACTGCAGAGATAAAGGAGTTCGAGAGGAGGCAGGCTGTAGCTCAAAATCCCTACCGACGTCCCAGTGCATTGAAGAAGGAGATAGACGGCCACACAAGCGAACTGAAATACATATACAATAAAAAACTCCGTTCCGGAACCAAACTCTCCGGCAGGATGCTTGTGGCGATCAAAATAGCCGCAAACGGACATGTTACTGGTGTTAATCTGATTCAGTCAAACATGGGTGATAAGGAGTTTGAAAAGAGCATTGTGGAGCGGATTTCAACCTGGAGATTCAAAGCAGTTCCGGACAGTCTTGGAGAGCTAACAGTCAATTATCCGTTTGAATTTGATGAGGAACTGTAA
- a CDS encoding sigma-54-dependent Fis family transcriptional regulator, giving the protein MEKKRILVVDDNDLFRESIVETLRRLGCEIESARDGYEAIEQFSASCFDLVVSDMKMPGMSGIELLDKVKQINPEVPFLIITAYGAIETAVEAMKKGAFDFIQKTDNLIDELELTVSRTLQYQSLLQENRRLKSELCGQWNFIGDGSCMDEIRTLIASVAESRSTVLVTGESGTGKELIARSIHYQSRRSNGPFVKVNCAALPEGLIESELFGHEKGAFTGAIKHKKGKFEAASGGTLLLDEIGEMPMVAQAKLLRVLQEREINKVGGDDPIEVDVRVVATTNRDLEEAVSKGEFREDLYYRLNVIHIHLPPLRERKDDISKLAEHFIKKFNDENGFSVEGLTDDSLRVLCSHNWPGNIRELENAVERAVVLTRTGQIKPEIFQFRSPLQHSSGNAQVVQAGMTVAEMEKKLILETLEHCNQNRTKAAEMLGISIRTLRNKLNEYNME; this is encoded by the coding sequence ATGGAGAAGAAAAGAATTCTGGTCGTTGATGACAATGATTTGTTCAGGGAATCGATAGTGGAGACTCTGCGCAGGCTGGGCTGTGAAATCGAGTCTGCCCGTGATGGTTATGAGGCGATCGAGCAGTTTTCAGCATCCTGTTTTGATCTGGTTGTTTCCGACATGAAAATGCCTGGAATGTCTGGTATCGAGCTGCTTGATAAAGTAAAGCAGATAAATCCGGAAGTCCCTTTTCTCATAATCACCGCTTACGGGGCAATAGAAACAGCGGTGGAAGCGATGAAGAAAGGGGCATTTGATTTCATTCAGAAGACGGATAACCTGATAGATGAGCTTGAATTGACAGTAAGTCGTACTCTGCAGTATCAATCTCTTCTTCAGGAGAACAGAAGGCTTAAATCAGAGCTTTGTGGCCAATGGAACTTCATCGGAGACGGTTCCTGCATGGATGAGATAAGGACTCTTATCGCTTCGGTGGCAGAGAGCCGCTCTACGGTTCTGGTTACCGGGGAATCGGGGACCGGAAAGGAGCTGATCGCCCGTTCCATTCACTATCAAAGCCGCCGGAGTAACGGGCCTTTTGTGAAGGTCAACTGTGCCGCACTTCCGGAAGGGTTGATTGAATCTGAGCTTTTCGGACATGAAAAGGGTGCGTTTACAGGCGCGATAAAGCACAAGAAGGGAAAATTCGAAGCTGCTTCCGGGGGAACTCTTCTTCTCGATGAGATAGGGGAGATGCCGATGGTGGCACAGGCGAAGCTGCTGCGGGTGCTTCAGGAGAGAGAGATAAACAAAGTGGGTGGTGATGATCCAATAGAGGTTGATGTTCGGGTGGTTGCTACCACCAACAGGGACCTTGAGGAAGCGGTAAGTAAGGGGGAATTCAGGGAAGATCTTTATTACCGGCTCAATGTTATCCATATTCACCTTCCTCCTCTTAGAGAGAGAAAAGATGACATATCTAAACTGGCTGAACATTTCATAAAAAAATTCAACGATGAGAACGGTTTCAGCGTAGAGGGACTTACTGATGATTCTCTGCGGGTACTTTGCAGCCACAACTGGCCGGGAAATATAAGGGAGTTGGAGAATGCTGTTGAGCGGGCGGTTGTTCTTACCCGGACTGGTCAGATAAAACCGGAAATTTTCCAGTTTCGGTCACCTTTGCAGCATTCATCGGGAAACGCTCAGGTGGTTCAGGCCGGAATGACTGTCGCAGAGATGGAAAAAAAGCTGATTCTTGAGACTCTTGAGCACTGCAACCAGAACCGTACAAAAGCCGCAGAAATGCTGGGAATTTCAATCAGGACTCTCAGAAACAAGCTCAATGAATACAATATGGAATGA
- a CDS encoding HAMP domain-containing protein produces MRGFNTNSINVKTAVAYVILTILNVSIFILMVFENQLDLIAENAILNSQHKGTGLKYRIDSAIGAENDITNVIINKILKDAGALGISNLTLFSEGGKVFVNMVNNKLVEKEVADVDELRMINMAITKQGFEDKLFHHNVDRKDKSISLYLPFTYATDKLGVAAIKVVMKDIDRQMGYLYRQCLLIGLLVVVVHIGFAFLFSKMILVPIRELNEATHMIAQGKLDIRVPIVRLDEIGQLASSFNEMSVALQRMRDEAKGANPLSGLPGNITIASYIDDCLNKGKIICVLYCDLDNFKAYNDKYGFTKGDEAILYTRDCLLTAAKRKDIRNVFVGHEGGDDFVVVTEFEHWEIFAKSFITSFDRGIFQFYNSIDARNGFIESVNRRGERQRFPLMSVSVAVVSNRNRPFRRTAEMIAVAAEVKKYVKSMDGSCYAIDRRTGSVSPTQMINRATVQQALDPNSGRPV; encoded by the coding sequence ATGAGGGGTTTCAACACCAATTCGATTAATGTCAAGACCGCTGTCGCGTATGTTATTCTCACCATTCTCAATGTTTCCATTTTCATCCTGATGGTATTTGAGAACCAGCTCGACTTAATCGCTGAGAATGCCATCCTTAACAGCCAGCATAAAGGTACCGGTCTTAAATACCGTATCGACAGTGCAATAGGGGCCGAGAACGACATTACAAACGTCATTATAAACAAAATTCTCAAGGATGCAGGTGCACTGGGTATAAGCAATCTGACGCTGTTCAGTGAAGGCGGAAAAGTTTTTGTAAATATGGTTAACAACAAGCTTGTCGAGAAGGAGGTAGCAGATGTAGATGAACTGAGGATGATAAATATGGCTATCACCAAGCAGGGGTTTGAAGACAAGCTTTTTCATCATAATGTTGACCGCAAGGATAAATCGATTTCCCTGTATTTACCCTTTACTTATGCCACAGATAAATTAGGTGTGGCGGCAATAAAAGTGGTCATGAAGGATATCGATCGTCAAATGGGCTATCTCTATCGTCAATGTCTGCTGATCGGACTTCTTGTAGTAGTGGTTCATATCGGATTTGCTTTCCTTTTTTCCAAGATGATCCTTGTTCCTATAAGGGAATTGAATGAAGCGACACACATGATCGCCCAGGGCAAACTTGATATCAGGGTTCCGATCGTAAGGCTGGATGAGATCGGGCAGCTCGCTTCATCTTTTAACGAAATGAGTGTTGCGCTGCAGAGAATGCGCGATGAGGCAAAGGGTGCAAATCCGCTGAGTGGCTTACCAGGCAACATAACCATAGCAAGCTACATAGACGATTGTTTGAACAAGGGAAAGATTATCTGTGTTCTGTACTGTGACCTTGACAATTTTAAAGCATATAATGATAAGTACGGTTTCACAAAGGGCGACGAAGCCATTCTTTACACAAGAGATTGCCTGCTGACTGCTGCAAAACGAAAGGATATCAGAAACGTATTTGTGGGGCATGAGGGTGGCGATGATTTTGTGGTGGTCACCGAATTTGAACACTGGGAAATTTTCGCCAAATCTTTCATCACATCCTTTGATCGTGGAATTTTTCAGTTCTATAACAGTATTGATGCCAGAAACGGCTTCATAGAGTCCGTAAATCGTCGCGGTGAAAGGCAGCGTTTCCCTCTTATGAGCGTTTCTGTTGCAGTTGTCTCAAACAGAAACCGGCCTTTCAGGCGCACTGCTGAGATGATTGCCGTTGCTGCGGAAGTGAAAAAGTATGTAAAGAGCATGGACGGGTCATGTTATGCAATTGACCGGAGAACCGGCTCTGTGAGTCCCACACAGATGATAAACAGAGCCACTGTTCAGCAAGCACTTGATCCCAATTCCGGCCGTCCTGTATGA
- a CDS encoding mucoidy inhibitor MuiA family protein: protein MKGSVFFCTCILTAIYSLYAEELVVKTKISSVTVFRDRAQVTRTFTGELSEGEKDLIFDNLPENIESQSVIVNGTGNGELKDIKVRRKEFAGSNDSISSYLNRRKELYQDSILLVEDILKRCSSERQFVENIAAKVTERGAAEQISAPELDKNKWLNMVEFYRNRLESLSSEMRSASKRKQALSDTLALIERRLRDLNRDERSERNQAVVSLTMKKAGKIELDLSYIVYGPSWTPAYEMRVLSDKKVLLMTYKGSLRQSTGEDWKDANVKLSTATPHIGGNQPELTPWYIRIDEPQMDLPVRSKRLSKSAVPAMMNQMMVMDAELEYKKKEITEAAPMVFREAEVESGATAVVFTIPGLNTINSDSEEHTVTIMTTEFPAHFRYSAVPKLSQYAYLKAKVKNTTSFPLLPGSSSIFLDNSFVSRSEMKLVAPEEEFWTFLGVDEAVKIEYKLINRKRRNEGVIAKKDRIVFEYQINVTNNRKSEEEIVIWDQLPISGSEEIKVELIEPKWKENSSSLKKNEHEFLEWYYKLKAGESVKIPFKFAVEFPNGKNISGL, encoded by the coding sequence ATGAAAGGTTCTGTTTTTTTCTGCACATGCATCCTTACGGCGATCTATTCACTATATGCTGAAGAACTGGTTGTGAAAACAAAGATCTCCTCTGTAACAGTTTTCCGGGACAGGGCTCAGGTGACCCGAACCTTCACCGGAGAGCTTAGCGAAGGTGAAAAAGATCTCATCTTCGATAATCTTCCGGAAAATATCGAATCCCAGAGTGTAATTGTAAACGGTACCGGTAACGGTGAACTAAAGGATATAAAGGTCCGACGCAAAGAATTCGCAGGCAGTAATGATTCGATTTCCAGTTATCTTAACAGGCGAAAGGAACTATATCAGGATTCCATCCTGCTGGTTGAGGACATACTGAAGAGATGCAGCAGTGAAAGGCAGTTTGTGGAAAACATCGCAGCCAAAGTAACAGAGCGCGGGGCGGCGGAACAGATCTCCGCTCCGGAACTTGACAAGAACAAATGGCTTAATATGGTTGAATTCTACAGAAACCGTCTGGAATCTCTCAGCAGTGAAATGCGCTCTGCATCAAAACGCAAACAGGCTCTGAGTGATACCCTTGCGTTAATAGAACGACGCCTGAGAGATCTTAACCGCGATGAACGTTCGGAAAGGAACCAGGCAGTTGTATCACTCACGATGAAAAAGGCAGGAAAAATCGAACTTGACCTAAGCTATATCGTCTATGGTCCCTCATGGACTCCTGCTTATGAAATGCGGGTACTCAGCGATAAAAAAGTATTGCTTATGACCTACAAAGGCTCTTTGCGCCAGAGCACAGGTGAGGACTGGAAAGATGCAAATGTCAAGCTTTCGACAGCCACTCCGCATATCGGGGGAAACCAGCCTGAACTCACCCCCTGGTATATAAGAATCGATGAGCCTCAAATGGATTTACCTGTAAGGAGCAAACGTTTAAGCAAATCTGCAGTTCCTGCAATGATGAACCAGATGATGGTCATGGATGCCGAATTGGAATATAAGAAAAAAGAGATTACGGAAGCCGCTCCTATGGTTTTCAGGGAAGCAGAAGTGGAATCCGGAGCAACCGCAGTCGTATTTACCATACCCGGTTTAAATACAATAAACAGTGATAGCGAGGAACACACAGTTACTATCATGACCACAGAATTTCCGGCACATTTCAGATATTCTGCGGTACCTAAACTGTCTCAATACGCCTATCTAAAGGCAAAAGTCAAAAACACAACATCATTCCCGCTCCTTCCCGGCTCCTCCAGTATCTTTCTGGATAACTCCTTTGTATCCAGAAGTGAAATGAAACTTGTCGCTCCAGAGGAGGAGTTCTGGACCTTTCTGGGTGTCGATGAGGCTGTAAAGATAGAATACAAGCTGATTAACCGTAAGCGGCGTAATGAAGGTGTAATAGCTAAAAAGGATAGAATTGTTTTCGAATACCAGATCAATGTGACAAATAATCGCAAAAGCGAAGAGGAAATAGTCATCTGGGATCAGTTGCCCATATCAGGCAGTGAAGAGATCAAGGTGGAACTGATCGAACCCAAATGGAAAGAGAACTCTTCTTCACTGAAAAAGAATGAGCACGAATTTCTGGAGTGGTACTATAAACTCAAAGCGGGCGAATCGGTAAAAATTCCCTTCAAGTTTGCAGTTGAATTCCCAAACGGGAAAAATATCAGTGGATTATAA
- a CDS encoding sugar kinase, with translation MKPIHIRDYDLLVIGECYVEFRCDGDLSLCNTFDKDIGGADIVTAVTAARLGSGVSLLSAVSRDPFHGMIRERLLAQGINIDHVVTSQGYNGIYFTSSRYPEQREYLVHRPGTAAQSIAPSMIYEDLIENCKIVYASSELQSVSRAARHSVFKAFHFAHSNDIMVAYDPNLRLQRWSLDDAKESLWSVLPLIDVIFPSAPDESKALFGYERPLDVIGFLWDRGVSIVVVKIGANGCMIGYDGKVEEFKQQEHTDTVKDLTLIGSAFNGGFIHCVARGYDPFTAAQFANSVALFKGLKGGGICSLPAAGDLAA, from the coding sequence ATGAAACCAATTCACATACGAGACTATGATCTTCTGGTAATCGGTGAGTGTTATGTAGAATTCAGATGTGATGGAGATCTGAGTCTCTGCAATACTTTCGACAAAGACATCGGTGGAGCCGACATTGTCACCGCTGTTACCGCTGCACGTCTGGGATCGGGAGTTTCGCTTTTGTCAGCAGTTTCCCGCGATCCTTTCCATGGGATGATAAGAGAGCGTCTTCTGGCACAGGGTATCAATATCGACCATGTTGTCACAAGCCAGGGTTATAACGGCATCTATTTTACAAGTTCACGATATCCCGAACAAAGAGAATATCTGGTGCACAGACCTGGAACCGCTGCTCAATCGATCGCACCTTCTATGATCTACGAAGACCTTATCGAGAATTGTAAAATTGTATACGCGTCCAGCGAGCTTCAGTCTGTCTCCAGAGCAGCACGTCACTCGGTTTTCAAGGCGTTCCATTTCGCACACAGCAACGATATAATGGTTGCTTACGATCCCAACCTCAGGCTCCAGCGCTGGTCACTGGATGATGCTAAAGAGAGTCTGTGGAGTGTTCTCCCGCTGATAGATGTAATCTTTCCATCTGCTCCGGATGAGTCCAAAGCACTTTTCGGATACGAGCGTCCCCTCGATGTCATCGGTTTCCTCTGGGACAGAGGTGTCTCAATCGTGGTTGTTAAAATCGGAGCAAACGGATGCATGATCGGTTATGATGGCAAAGTTGAAGAATTCAAGCAGCAGGAGCACACAGATACTGTCAAAGACCTTACCCTTATCGGCAGTGCTTTCAACGGAGGTTTCATCCATTGCGTGGCCAGAGGGTACGATCCTTTTACAGCCGCTCAGTTCGCCAATTCGGTAGCCCTTTTCAAAGGCCTGAAAGGCGGAGGTATCTGCTCACTTCCCGCGGCAGGTGATCTCGCTGCATGA